The genomic region GCAACCATGCCACCCAACACTTTGAAGTTGCCCAATGGTCGTTCGTTTTCCGCTTTCACCAGAACACGAGCAACGTCGAAACGCCGTGCCAATTCAGGCAGCTCATGCAAGCGGGTTGGTTGGTAGTCTGGCCACAACTGGAGAATATCCGGAATCATTTTTGCAGACTCACTGGCGCCGTACACCGGTAATGGGATGTCCATCAAGCTTGCCATCACGAGCTGCGGCTTAACGGCTAAATCAGGAACATCTACGCGGAAAAACGGCGCAAAAATAGCGTTTTCGCTGAAAGCCCGATTCGATCAGTCTGAGTTTTCCGATGCCAACGGAACCGGAATCGTCAAGCCGCGTTTGACAATGCCCAGCGCAACATTGGTCGTGAAGCGCGAGACATTGGGATTCTCGCTGACCAGACGCGACATCAAGGCGTCGTAAGTTTCGGTATCAGGCGCTGTCACGACCAATACGAAGTCGGCTTCACCGGTGACGTAAAACGCCTGTTGAATGCGTGGTTCGGCCTCCAACCATTTGCGCAACTGCATCAGCAGCTCCGGTCGCTCGCGCTCCACCTGCAGCGACACCACAAAAAAGCTTGGCCGCCCTACTTCCTTCGGCTCCACCAGCGCCGTTTCGCGCACAATCACGCCCTGCTCACGCAGACGCCGCAACCGTCGCTGAATAGCCGATGGCGACAAAGCGACCTGCTCAGCGAGTCGCTCAGTGGTTTGGCTGGAATCCGCCTGCACAAGGTTGAGCAGTTGGCGATCAAAGTTATCGAGTTTCATCTGCCGCATCTTAGCGCGCTACCACGCGGAAAAAAATCAAAACCACCGCGCAGAACGCCGCCAATCCTCATTCGCCGCTTTTAGTATTTCTTCACAAACGGTCTTACACGCCAATCAGGATTCATTCATGACCCCGATGCAACTGCTCTACCAAACCCATTCCCCCTACGCCCGCAAAGTGCTGGTGTGCGCCCATGAACTTGACCTCGCTGAACGAATAGAAGTCATCCACCACGAGACCAGCCCTACCCAGTGCAATGCCAAAGTCTTCGCACAAAACCCCCTCGGTAAGGTGCCGGTACTGTTACGCGCCGGCCTGCCGCCAATTTTCGATTCCGATGTGATTTGCGCCTATCTCGATACCCTGCATGACATGCGCAAACTGATTCCGGCAGAGGGCGAAGCGCGCTGGCATGTGTTGCGCTTACAGGCTGTCGCTCAAGGCCTGGCTGATGCCGGAATCGCGGTTCGTTGGGAAACGGTGCGTCGGCCAGAAGCGCTTCGCTACGCACCACTGCGCGACGGTTATATCAGCAAACTGACCGCCAGCTACGATTGGCTGGAACGTGAACTCGACACCGATTCTCCGCTGCATATTGGTCATATCGCCCTGGCAACGAGCTTGGACTGGCTTGAGTTTCGCGCGCTACCCAGCTTCCGGGAAAGCCAGCCGCGACTAACGGCCTGGTTTGATGAATTCAAGTGTCGGCCATCCATGCTTGCCACACCATTATCAGGCGAAACGCAAGATTAGGGCCCGCCCCGATTTTTGACGATAAGCGCGCCTGAAACAGATAAAAATCCCGTTCACTCAGCCGCCCGAGAATAAATCGTTTCTTCGAAAGAAATCGTTGCACGCCACGGCTAAGCGGCGTGCAACGAGTGAAGCGTTACTTCTTATTACTGTTGTAAACCTCGATACTCAGACCGCCAAGGGTTTTGACTTTTCGCCCTTCACCCTGCTGCTGAGCAATGTGGACAAAGCCGTTCGCATTTTTATCGACGACTTCGATTTTCACACCAACCAAACGCTCTTCGCCGGCTTTCAGCTCGATCTGTTCATTGAACTTGAATCCTTCCGTGTGTACTCGCACCTGTTTTTCCAAAACCGGATCCAGCTCAAGTGCCAAGAAGGTTTTGATCAAACGATCGCCGGGGTTACGAATAAAGAACGGATAGTACTCAGAGAACAGCACAGAGGTATCCAGGTTGTGATAGTTACGGTGAGTCACGTTGTTGTCATTGGGCGTAATGGAATCGGCCAAGAACAATGCTTGTGACTGCGCAGCAACCGGATCGTTGCTGGCGTTGGTGACAGCCAGTAGACAGAAGTGATTAGCAAGTCCCGGATCATAAGCCGGTGCCAAAAAGTCGAACTGGGTAATCACCGCGGCATCGCCAGCAGCTCCAGCAACCGATGCTCCGGAATAAGGCACTGACGCCACTTGGCAATAGCTGTTTGGCGAGCCAGCACAATTCATCGCTGTCCAGGGATTTCCAGGCAGAGCGGAATTGTTCGGGAACTGGGCCCAGAAATCAGCATTCAGCGCTGGCAACGCGGTACCAAACTGCGTCCACATCAGCTTCACTTGCACATCGGTCGCTGCTATGGGGCCACGATTGCGCACCCGCACGTAAGCACGATTGACATCACCCGGTGCAAGACTTGGCTTTTCGTCAACGAATGCGTCAAACGTCGCAGCAGTCGGTGCTGGCTGATAGGGAGGCGCATCGACTTTGATATCCGGGCTCACCCAATGCGGCAGACTGATACGCGGATTTTCATAGCCCACTTTGCTATTTTGCTGGCCCAGATAGCCGCTGGTATTGCCCCAGTCCAGGGTGTTGTCGCGAACAAAAATATCTACACCACCAAGGCCATCATCGGCCACCGGCGCAACGATGCGTGTCGCTTCGAACGCATTTAACCGACCATAGGCATGGGTGTTAGTGGTGCTACGTGCTGTGTTCGCCGAATAATTGCCCGCGCTGTGTTGGATCTTGTCGGCCGTGTCTTGAATCAGCCGACGTACCTGCGTTGGGCTCAGTGAATTGCTTAACGACTTCAATAATCCCGCTACACCGGCCGTCAGTGGGCTCGCGGAAGACGTGCCACCAAAGCAGTGGGTGTAGTTGGTATTGCCCGGCTCTGGCTGAGGACAACCGGCGACCGGATTGGTGGAGTTATATCCGGGAGCTCCACTGCGATCGGTAGTCGTTACATGCGTTGTGCCATTGAACGGCGCGTTGTAGCCACGATGGCTGGGCGACAAAATTGCAATGCAATTGCCAACCGCCGCTTCGGTGACTTTTCTATCCAGGTTGGTTGAGCTGCTGACAGCAATGACTCCCGCTAACGAAGGGAACGACGCCACACACCACCCAGCTGAGTTGCCGTTACCACCGGCAAAGAAAATGCTGACGCCGCTGGTGGCTGCGCTGTTGATTGAAGCTGTCAGCGCTGCCGATACACTGGAGGCAGGATTGGTATGACCCCAGCTATTGTTCATGATGTCGACATCCATATCGGCAACGTAATCAAACATTTGCACCATGGTCGCGTCGGAGATAAATGGATTGGCGATGCGCAATGGCATCCAACTGCAATTGGGGCAGGAACCGGAAACGCCTAATCCATTGTTACCGCGCGCCAATGCCACACCACTGACTGCGGTGCCGTGACGCTCTGCAGCGATCGCTGCCGGGTTATTGTCATTGCTGACAAAATCCCAACCGTTAACATCGTCGATTAAGCCGTTACCATCATCGTCAATACCATTGCCAGCGGTTTCACCAGGATTGATGTATAAGTTGGCGGCAAGATCCTCGTGTGTCATATCGAAGCCTTCATCGGCTACGGCAATGACCACATTGCTGCTGCCCAAACCGAAATCCCAGGCGAACGAGGTATCGGCGTCGGCATCGACCAAGCCGGCGTGCTGGCCGGTGTTGCGGTGATGCCATTGATCGACAAAAAACGGGTCGACTGGCAGGGTTTCAAAGGTTGTGTGGTGCTTCCAATAGTTCGGGTGGGCAAACTCCACTTCCGCCAAATCGCTGTATTTGGCCGAGATCACGGCGACACCCTGCTGGCCGGGTTCAATAGCCAGCAGATACAGGTTTGGTACCCGCGTTGACTTGCGAATTACCTGCGCACCAAACGCCTGATTGATCTGCTTGATGTCGTTGTCATCCAGCGTTTCATCAAACTTGGCAAAGAACTCGAGCGGCAACAGCGTCAGGTTCTCTTTGTCCACGTCGTAACCAATCAAGCCTGATTCGCGAATGACGCCACGCTCGGCAAACTTTCGCTTCAGTTCCTCAGCAATATATTCCAAGCTCGCGCGATCCATACCCTGCTTGGCATGAAATCCGTACAAGCCATCTTTCACCAAGGCGCGGAACTCAAAACCGTATTCTTGCGCAATCTGGCGTAACGCCTCGTCGCTACCCTTGGCGCCGGGTATCACGCCAATCACATTATCCATCGTACTTTCTGGCTCGCTTTTTGCGGCTACGGTCGCGCTCCAGGCGGCAACAGCAAACGGCAACGCGAGCCAGAGGCTTGCTTTTCTGAAATTGAACATAGGTGTTCTCCATTTCACTGAATTGAGTCAAACGACATTCCTTGTCACCGGACCAATCGAGCTCATGCACGCCAAGCAAAAAACAAAGTTACCGATGGGTAACCAAAACTCAGCACTAACACTTCCTGCTGGCATTCAATATCACCCAACGAGTGATTGCGGCGGCAGTAAGCCGGTGACCGCGCGATTGTGCAAATGCCCGTTAAACAAGTCGTGAGCCATGATTGATTTGTTGATAAGGAAGTTCTCGTCCGAAAAAAGGTCTAGTGATGCAATAGTGATGAGCGCGAACTCGAGTCGATCGCAAGCGCCTGTAAAAGGCATCTTTCAAGCGAAAAACTCATGCCAAAACAACTGTTTACAGATGATGAAAAAGTGATGTATGTTCATGCCGCACAGCGACTGGAAGCCAAGTTGCGGTAGGCTTGGCGATAGCAGAGTGTGTGAGCCGGTGCGCGTGAGTGGGTGTTTATACGTGGCAGAATCAAACGTTTGAACATGACTCGCGTCACGTTCTTCGCGCTCCATGCTTTGTGAGCTTGGCCTCAAGTCGCTGCAAAAGCAGACTCCCGATCTGTGCTTATCATTTCCGCCAACATTGATGCTTATTTAAGCTCACGCCGTTAGACAAACTAGAGAATGGAGTTCTCTATCTGTCTGTTGTATCCCGGCTTTGGCCCAGTCACAGCAATGTTTGACCAGCAAGGATGAGGCAAATCAGATGGCCGCAACACCACCCTCGGCACACTACCAATTGGGCGATTGGCTTGTTCAACCAGAGTTACTGTGTGTAAACAAGGGCAGCGAAACCCACACACTGGAACCCCGCGTGATGGACCTGTTAGTCTATTTTTGCGAGCACCCTGGTGTGGTATTGAGCCGAGATGAGTTGGTTGAATCCGTTTGGGGCTCGGTGGTTACCGACAATGCATTGAGCCGTGCCGTCGCCATCATTCGCAAAGCTTTGGGAGATAACAAAGACAATCCTGCCTATATCGCAACACTCAGCAAAAAAGGTTACCGACTGATTGCCAGCGTTGAAAAGGTTCCGCTGGTCAATGAACATAGTCCTACGTTAGCAACGCCTTCCTCGATAGCGCCTTCTCCCACGAAAAATGCCAGCCGCTCTACCTACGCTTATCTGATGGTCGCTGTCCTCACGTTGTTTATTGCGGTATGGCTGCTTGTCAATCACAAACAAGTTCGCAGCTATCGAATGATTCAGGCATCCATTCCCTTGACCTCACTGAAAGGGAATGAGTTAGAGCCTGCCTATTCACCGGACGGCCGCTGGTTAGCCTTTGCTTACCTGGGCGCAGATAAAAATCATTGGGATATTTTTCTGCAAGATCTAAGCACAGGTGCCGTAAAGCCGCTTACCCAGATGCAAGGTGATGAACGCGCACCATCCTGGTCGCCCGATGGTGATCGGGTTGCCTTTCATTATGTGCGGGATGGCCAGTGTCAGTTCATGACCATCAGCTTGAGCAATCTGGAAACTCAAATAATTGCCCCATGTCATCCAAGCAGTTTGAGTGCCGATATCGAGTGGGGCCGCGACAACAACGAAGTCTATTTCACCGATACAGAAACCGACGTTGGCCAATACAAGGTCTATCGCTATTCACTCGCTACCGGTAAACGCGAGCTTTTGACCAACCCCAAGTTAGCAGGCCGAGGTGATTACCGCCTCAGCATTTCCGCTGACAGAACGCAACTGGCGTTCTTGCGCAACCATCAGTGGGATAGTACAAAAATATTAACACTGGATCTAAATACACTCGTTGAAACAGAAAGGTTTGACGTAACGCATGTGCTTTTCGGGCTGAGCTGGGATGCGCAAAGCTCCGGTTTAATTTTTGTCGGTGACAACGGCCAACTCGTTCACCTACCCGAGAGCGCCGCAGAAGCACAAACGTTGACCGCCAGCGGCGTCGAGTTACATTCCCCTGCCCTGTCACCCGATGGCAAGTTTATCGCCGTCAGCGCCGGCGCCATGCGTCACGCCGATATCTGGAGCGGCGAGTTGTCTGCCGACGACCAGCAAGCCGTTCACCTCTCACCGCTGATTCAAAGCAGCCGAGCCGATAAAATTGCTCGACAAAATCGCCTCAACGATATTGCATTTGTCTCGGACCGCAGCGGCCTGAATCAGATTTGGTTACGCAGCCACAACGGCAACGAACGCCAGCTCAGTGCATTCAATCGAGTCGTCAATATCACCCACCTCGATTGGTCGCCAAATAACAAAACCATTGCCTTTTCGGTAAACGGCCACATCCATCTGCTGGATGCCAGCACGGCTGACATGCACACCCTGCCAATCATCAATCATTACGCGATAAACCCAACCTGGTCGAACGATGGTCAGAGCGTATTGTTTGCATCAAACGCCGAAGGAGACTGGCAGATATGGCGTCTCTCTCTTGATGCAAAATCACTCACCAGATTGACGCAATCCGGTGGATTTATCGCCAGAGAAAACACTGACGCCAGCGCCATTTACTACTCCCAGTATCACCGCAGCGGATTGTGGCTCAAGCCTGTTACCAGCAAACCGGAAGTCAGGGATGAAGTTGAGTTAATCGCGGACTTTCATCCGTCCGGCACGTACTATGATTGGGCCTTGTCAGGCGACAGCATTTTCTACGCACAGGCGCGACAAGATGGTACAACCGCCATCATGGAGCATCACCTAACAACGAAACAAACTACTGAGCGCTTAACCATTGAGCAGAGTCATTGGTTCGATTTTTCTGTAGCGCCTAATACTCCCGTTATGCTGATGTCAAAAACTTCTCGCAGCGAATCGGGCATAATTGCCTATCCTTTTGAATAGGCAAGGGGCACCACTAAACCATTGCCGATCTCAAATGACGCGATCAAAACCGCGACTTCGACATAATTCCGTCATTCCCGCGAAAGCGGGAATCCAGTGTTCTTGAAAGGTAGAAGACCAGCGCTCTCAACGGGTAGGCTAACCGCCAGTTCAAGGAGAAAAATCGGGCGGCAGGAAATGGAACACTCAACGATTCTTCTATCCTTAAACCGGTTTGTAAGGAGCTCCGAACATACGCAGTCCTCACGCCACCAAAGCAGCGTGAGGAGTTCGCTTCCCGTGAGCAGCGGCGTGCCTTACTTGGCAATGACACCCATGCGGTCAATCCGGCCTTGCACACACTGACGCAGCTCAACGATATCTCGGGCATCAAATACGCGGTCCACATTCAGGTCTACTACCACGCCAAAGTCACCGGGTTTACCGCCCTGCTCAAGTAGCTTCATCAGCGCACTGACGTCCTGAATATCCACTATGCCATCGCGATTAATATCACCCCAGGCCCGCTTGAAATTGGGCAGCAATGAAGGATCGCCACCGCTATTGGCCACTTCAAGAATAATGTTTGCATCCTGATGATCGATCGCCCCATTCAAATTGACATCCAGCACCGCAGCTTGGCTGCAGGTCAGCACATAAGGTGCCGACACGGCTTGCTTTGCGGTTTGCGCGTCGGCATGCGTAACCACGCCGTCCGCATCGGCATCACCAGCCACCACGGAATCCGCCACGGCAAAGCAATCGGGAAACTGAGGGCAAGATACCGCCATAACCAACGTAGGAAAAAACACCGCGCTGAGCACCAAAGGCACACCTCTGCGCATTGATATACGTCCTGTAGACATAAAGCCTCCTTGTGAAATCACTTTTTGGAATCTATTCGCGCCAAGCCATACCGCCATGAGCAAACCGGGCTTTGCACCCTGTTCACCGGTAATTTCCTCAGAAAAGTGGCTGTTTCGCCAGTGATGCTTAGCTTATGGAGTTGTGATGAGCAGCAATCATCGGGCTCACGGCCCAAAACGCATCAAGAAAGTAAGATGAAGGAACATCGTTGGTGACTTATCATGACCTCGCGTTCCAAATGAGAAAATTCTTGAGAAACATCCGTCAACTTCTGCCCCGCACGAAGGCAGCCGCCAGTCGAACGGTTTCATCACCGCCACGGTCATTTCGTAAAGCCGCGAACAAGCGTGCTGGCGTCAACCCAATCATCCGGCGCAACTCTCGCGTTGCATGAGCTTGATCAGAAAAGCCGGACGCCAGAGACGCCTCGGTCAATGGCAGGTTTTCGTTATCGAGCAACCGAATCACCGACTGCAAACGCAGCACCCGCGCAAACTCTTTGGCGCTGAGCCCCACTTCCGTCAGGAATCGCACCTGAAATGCCCGCAAGCTCATGCCGACCAGCTCGGCCACCGCCTCAATACGAGCGCGCCCCTGTTCCGCTTCAAGAGTCTTGACCGCCAGTTCGATACGCGAATCGATGGCATGCGGCAAAACCCAGTGGCGAAGCATGCGCCAGAGCGGCTCCGGTTCGTCCGATGCCTGCAGTGATTCACTGGCTTTCACCAGTGCCTCAGCACAGGCGGCGGATAACGCTTCCAGGTCGCATACCTGGTCTCGCAAAGCCGGTAATCGCTCGCCTGCAATACAAGCTGATGCCACAGGTTGTAATCGCACACCAATGCAATCAACTGCGCCAACCGACTTCAGCCGCACGGCTTCTCGTTGCTGCGCGACAAAAAGTAAGCGCCCCTGAGGGTGCCAGCCATTCTGCCGGGAGAATGCGGAGAACGGCATTCCGCGATGCACGACCAACTCACAGCAACCGTCAGGATAGATAGCGGTCGGATGGCCAGCGGGGTCGCTCTCTCGAAGCCACCAGATACAGCGGATATGCCGACTCAAATCATCGGGTGGCGCGTATTCCTGATAGTGCATCGGTTATTCCTGAAACGGCGCTTTTATTCAATACGCGTAATGGCGGCCATCTTAACCTGAGGCTCAGCCACCTCGGGCGAAAAGTCACTGAGGCAATGCTGAAGCGTACAAAACTATTTTTGATATCCGACATTCCGCAGGAGACAACATGCGTTACAAAGCACTCACAATAGCCGCGATGGTGGCTGGCTTGGCGGCTGCCTCTTCGCTTCAGGCCAATCAAGCCGAAGCGCTAGATTGGCTGACCGGACATTGGTGTGGCGGCAGTGGCGACGAGCAAATCGAAGAATACTGGCTTGCACCAAAAGGCGGTATCTCACTCGGCATCAGCCGGACGTTACGTTCAGGAAAAATTGCCAGTTTCGAATACATGCGTATTGCAGCCAGCGCTGACGCCGTTCACTTCATTGCGCAGCCCGGTGGCGGCAAGCCTGTTGCCTTCAAGCGCACAGCAAGTGGAGCCGATTGGGTTCGATTCGAAAATCCTGAGCATGATTTTCCTCGTCTCATCGAATACCGGCACGATGGTAATTCGCTCACTGCGGAAATTGCCGGGCCTGGCAAAGACGGAAAAACGATGGCAATTCCTTTCGCCTACACGCGCTGTGAATCCGCAATAAATTAGCAACTTGCCCAAGAAAAATGGAGCCTGAATCAGCGGCTCCATTAACAGCAGTTTTTGCAGTCTCAATCTGGCGGCCGTCCCGGCAAATCCAGGTAGCGTTGCAGCTCAATCGTATTGCCATCTTTCATTTTCACCATGGCCAGCACCGGAAACTCACCATAAATGTTGAGCCAAAGGTCGAAGTTTGAAGCCCGATCGGATGTGCTCAGTGAGCTGGTGGGAAAATCCTCCCACACTTGATAGGTGACGCTCGCCACATCCTTCAACATGTTTTGCTCGGCGAAACTTTCCAGCCATACCCGAACCCGATAACGACCAGAGCCGGGCGAAGTACGAGGCTGCAAGATTTCCGCCTGATGAACGACACAAAGACCGGCGTTCACGAGCTTTTCGTAAGAGGCTCGTAGTGGTTCCTGGATTTCTGGCGTTGGCTGATTGTCAGACCGGTCAGAAGTGGCTATGCCGGTCGAACTGGTGGTGGAAATCGAAGACGGCACATGCAAGGTCCGGAAAAAATCCTCCTGATTTTTATATTCAAACGGCGCGTAAAGCTTGGTGTGGTGTCGGGCAACCAGATAGGCAAATACGAACAGCACGACCAGCGGGAACACCGCCATAAAAATGACAACCGGATGAGCGTAATGCTGAAAAAAATCCGGCTTGGCGAAAGTCACCACCACGCTCGCCACGGCATAAACCAACACCAGAAACAGCGCGATGATCCCCAAAGGACTCTTGGACAACCCCTTCGCCGCAGCGGTGAAATCCTGAATGCCATGCTTTGCCATCGCCTTTCCCTCCTAGGCATTTGCTGCGCCCTTGATGGCACCTAACGTCCCGCCGACGTGAAACAGTCAAATCCCTCTGTTACAACGAGAAACAATAGCGCTAACTACTCACTCAGCCAAGCCATCAATAGGGTTTCACTTTGGCGTAAACATCGGTTGGCGAGCCAACGCCCAGTTTGGCATGACGCCGTATTGCCCAGGTATCCCGCTACAACCCGATAACCGCGAACTGAGAACAGAAGCTGGAACCGGCTGGAAAAGTGGCGCCTTCCCCAACTGGACTCGTTGACTGTTAATTTGCTCCAACTCGTGTTCTGCCGCCTTTTCTATCTCTGGAGCGGGTGGAAGCGCTTCTTCCATGGCGAGTAATATCGGCGACCACGTCTCGTCAGGTACGCCCGGCATAGCCAACATCGCCATACGATAGTATTTTCGAGACTGGTTCACGGCCTCCATAAAACTTTCTTTGTGCTCGGGCAACGGCGACATGTCATCATCTGCTGGATATA from Permianibacter aggregans harbors:
- a CDS encoding Lrp/AsnC family transcriptional regulator gives rise to the protein MKLDNFDRQLLNLVQADSSQTTERLAEQVALSPSAIQRRLRRLREQGVIVRETALVEPKEVGRPSFFVVSLQVERERPELLMQLRKWLEAEPRIQQAFYVTGEADFVLVVTAPDTETYDALMSRLVSENPNVSRFTTNVALGIVKRGLTIPVPLASENSD
- a CDS encoding glutathione S-transferase family protein, with protein sequence MTPMQLLYQTHSPYARKVLVCAHELDLAERIEVIHHETSPTQCNAKVFAQNPLGKVPVLLRAGLPPIFDSDVICAYLDTLHDMRKLIPAEGEARWHVLRLQAVAQGLADAGIAVRWETVRRPEALRYAPLRDGYISKLTASYDWLERELDTDSPLHIGHIALATSLDWLEFRALPSFRESQPRLTAWFDEFKCRPSMLATPLSGETQD
- a CDS encoding S8 family serine peptidase, which gives rise to MFNFRKASLWLALPFAVAAWSATVAAKSEPESTMDNVIGVIPGAKGSDEALRQIAQEYGFEFRALVKDGLYGFHAKQGMDRASLEYIAEELKRKFAERGVIRESGLIGYDVDKENLTLLPLEFFAKFDETLDDNDIKQINQAFGAQVIRKSTRVPNLYLLAIEPGQQGVAVISAKYSDLAEVEFAHPNYWKHHTTFETLPVDPFFVDQWHHRNTGQHAGLVDADADTSFAWDFGLGSSNVVIAVADEGFDMTHEDLAANLYINPGETAGNGIDDDGNGLIDDVNGWDFVSNDNNPAAIAAERHGTAVSGVALARGNNGLGVSGSCPNCSWMPLRIANPFISDATMVQMFDYVADMDVDIMNNSWGHTNPASSVSAALTASINSAATSGVSIFFAGGNGNSAGWCVASFPSLAGVIAVSSSTNLDRKVTEAAVGNCIAILSPSHRGYNAPFNGTTHVTTTDRSGAPGYNSTNPVAGCPQPEPGNTNYTHCFGGTSSASPLTAGVAGLLKSLSNSLSPTQVRRLIQDTADKIQHSAGNYSANTARSTTNTHAYGRLNAFEATRIVAPVADDGLGGVDIFVRDNTLDWGNTSGYLGQQNSKVGYENPRISLPHWVSPDIKVDAPPYQPAPTAATFDAFVDEKPSLAPGDVNRAYVRVRNRGPIAATDVQVKLMWTQFGTALPALNADFWAQFPNNSALPGNPWTAMNCAGSPNSYCQVASVPYSGASVAGAAGDAAVITQFDFLAPAYDPGLANHFCLLAVTNASNDPVAAQSQALFLADSITPNDNNVTHRNYHNLDTSVLFSEYYPFFIRNPGDRLIKTFLALELDPVLEKQVRVHTEGFKFNEQIELKAGEERLVGVKIEVVDKNANGFVHIAQQQGEGRKVKTLGGLSIEVYNSNKK
- a CDS encoding winged helix-turn-helix domain-containing protein, yielding MAATPPSAHYQLGDWLVQPELLCVNKGSETHTLEPRVMDLLVYFCEHPGVVLSRDELVESVWGSVVTDNALSRAVAIIRKALGDNKDNPAYIATLSKKGYRLIASVEKVPLVNEHSPTLATPSSIAPSPTKNASRSTYAYLMVAVLTLFIAVWLLVNHKQVRSYRMIQASIPLTSLKGNELEPAYSPDGRWLAFAYLGADKNHWDIFLQDLSTGAVKPLTQMQGDERAPSWSPDGDRVAFHYVRDGQCQFMTISLSNLETQIIAPCHPSSLSADIEWGRDNNEVYFTDTETDVGQYKVYRYSLATGKRELLTNPKLAGRGDYRLSISADRTQLAFLRNHQWDSTKILTLDLNTLVETERFDVTHVLFGLSWDAQSSGLIFVGDNGQLVHLPESAAEAQTLTASGVELHSPALSPDGKFIAVSAGAMRHADIWSGELSADDQQAVHLSPLIQSSRADKIARQNRLNDIAFVSDRSGLNQIWLRSHNGNERQLSAFNRVVNITHLDWSPNNKTIAFSVNGHIHLLDASTADMHTLPIINHYAINPTWSNDGQSVLFASNAEGDWQIWRLSLDAKSLTRLTQSGGFIARENTDASAIYYSQYHRSGLWLKPVTSKPEVRDEVELIADFHPSGTYYDWALSGDSIFYAQARQDGTTAIMEHHLTTKQTTERLTIEQSHWFDFSVAPNTPVMLMSKTSRSESGIIAYPFE
- a CDS encoding dockerin type I domain-containing protein, with the protein product MAVWLGANRFQKVISQGGFMSTGRISMRRGVPLVLSAVFFPTLVMAVSCPQFPDCFAVADSVVAGDADADGVVTHADAQTAKQAVSAPYVLTCSQAAVLDVNLNGAIDHQDANIILEVANSGGDPSLLPNFKRAWGDINRDGIVDIQDVSALMKLLEQGGKPGDFGVVVDLNVDRVFDARDIVELRQCVQGRIDRMGVIAK
- a CDS encoding helix-turn-helix domain-containing protein encodes the protein MHYQEYAPPDDLSRHIRCIWWLRESDPAGHPTAIYPDGCCELVVHRGMPFSAFSRQNGWHPQGRLLFVAQQREAVRLKSVGAVDCIGVRLQPVASACIAGERLPALRDQVCDLEALSAACAEALVKASESLQASDEPEPLWRMLRHWVLPHAIDSRIELAVKTLEAEQGRARIEAVAELVGMSLRAFQVRFLTEVGLSAKEFARVLRLQSVIRLLDNENLPLTEASLASGFSDQAHATRELRRMIGLTPARLFAALRNDRGGDETVRLAAAFVRGRS
- a CDS encoding DUF6265 family protein, which gives rise to MRYKALTIAAMVAGLAAASSLQANQAEALDWLTGHWCGGSGDEQIEEYWLAPKGGISLGISRTLRSGKIASFEYMRIAASADAVHFIAQPGGGKPVAFKRTASGADWVRFENPEHDFPRLIEYRHDGNSLTAEIAGPGKDGKTMAIPFAYTRCESAIN
- a CDS encoding pYEATS domain-containing protein; amino-acid sequence: MAKHGIQDFTAAAKGLSKSPLGIIALFLVLVYAVASVVVTFAKPDFFQHYAHPVVIFMAVFPLVVLFVFAYLVARHHTKLYAPFEYKNQEDFFRTLHVPSSISTTSSTGIATSDRSDNQPTPEIQEPLRASYEKLVNAGLCVVHQAEILQPRTSPGSGRYRVRVWLESFAEQNMLKDVASVTYQVWEDFPTSSLSTSDRASNFDLWLNIYGEFPVLAMVKMKDGNTIELQRYLDLPGRPPD